The region GAGGAGTTCGGCTACCAGCTCGGCCACTTCTGGATCGTTGGGGTAGCGGGCGGCGGCGGCGCGCAGGCGCTGCGTCGAGTGGCGGGCGAACGCGTCCGCGTCCGAGACCCCGTACAGCCGCTGCCCCTGCGTGTGCGGGCCAAGAAAGACACGGCGCACAAGATTGCGGTCGCGTCGCGGCAGGGCGGAGAAGTCCTCCATCAGGGCTGCCGCCAGTTGGTTCCACGCGAGTACCTCGAAGGTCGCGGACGTTACGGTTGCCGCGGCCTGCGGCAGTCGGTGCAGCAGGTCGAGGATGCTCTGCCGTACCTCGCGCGAGGGCCCGGCCGACGGGAGCGGCGGTGCACCGGCGAGGTGGTGGAGATGGTTACGCTCGGCGTCCGACAGGCGCAGGGCCCGAGCCAGTCCGGCCAGCACCTCGTGCGACGGGTGCGGCGCCCGGGCTTGCTCCAACCGCGTGTAGTACTCGGTCGAGATGAACGCCAGCTGCGCCACCTCGTCGCGGCGCAATCCCGGGGTGCGGCGGCGCGGGCCGGCGGGCAGCCCAACCTCGGCAGGGTTGATCCCCTCGCGTCGGCTGCGCAGGAAGTTCGCCAGTTCCCTTCGATCCACCTCCCCAGTGTGTACAGACGTCGGCCGGCACAGCCAGGTACCGCCGGTGCCTGGCTCGGCTTCGCGGACGGGCGCAGGCTCGCTGCCATGGACAACACACCCATCACCGGCACATCCACCGCCCCTGCCGCCCTGGGCCTGCTGGCCGGCAAGGTCGCCTTCATCACCGGTGCCGGACGCGGCATCGGAGCGGCCGCGGCTCGGCTCTTCGCCCGCGAGGGTGCCCGAGTGCTTCTCGCGGCCCGGACGGAGGCCCAGCTGAAGACGGTGGCCGAGGAGATTCGGGCGGCGGGCGGCACCGCGAATTACGTGGTGTGCGACCTGGCCGACGCGACCAG is a window of Saccharopolyspora erythraea NRRL 2338 DNA encoding:
- a CDS encoding helix-turn-helix transcriptional regulator → MDRRELANFLRSRREGINPAEVGLPAGPRRRTPGLRRDEVAQLAFISTEYYTRLEQARAPHPSHEVLAGLARALRLSDAERNHLHHLAGAPPLPSAGPSREVRQSILDLLHRLPQAAATVTSATFEVLAWNQLAAALMEDFSALPRRDRNLVRRVFLGPHTQGQRLYGVSDADAFARHSTQRLRAAAARYPNDPEVAELVAELLDASEEFTRLWESHDVSAEPTLCKTFQHPVVGPVTVNCDVLDIIDRDQQVVIYTAVPGSPSEEALRLLSVIGTQRMDVTH